CGAAGGAGGAATAGGCTCATCCCTGACGTATTTAAAATATATATTGTTAGATAAAGAAAACTTCGCTTGTGCCAAGCTTATAAGCGGTGGCGGAAGACCTTAGTTGCACTTATGCAAATTAGAAAGTCGATAACTTTTCTGATTTGCAAAATAAAAATCCTAGCGAGCGGGTGAGTATCTTGGCTTGGTTGAAAAATTGGCTACAAAGTAGTAAGGATCCGGAGAAGAGGCTTAAGGCAGATTATTTGAAGTTAATTAACCTAGGTATTATTCTTGACGAAGAGTGGCAGCTAGAAGAAAATAGGCTGCTTTTGCTAGTGGAAGAAAGCGGGTTAGGGGGTTAAGCTAATGCGGGCTGTAAGGGGTTTGGCAACTGTTAAAAGGGGAGACGTGTTTGCCGTCAACTTAAATAATGAGGGCAAAAGGAGCTTAATCCGACCTGTGCTTGTCATTCAAAACGACATTGGAAACCGTTACTGTCCTTCTGTGATTGTGGTGCCACTAATTTCTAAATTAAAAACGAAGAAACTTTTATTCAGCGTTTTAATTCCTGCCGGCTCCAAGTCAGGTTTGTGCAAAGATCACGTGGCGCTTTTCTCGCAAATCAGGACTTTGGAACGACATCACTTTACAAATGATAATTTTCTTGGACATCTGGATTTTGAAACTATGCAAAAAGTAGACCGGGCCATAGAATTAAGTTTGGGGCTTAGCACTATTCAAAAGCTGCATAACCGATATCAAATGTTTAAAGAAAAGATGACTTCATAAAAAGTAAGGCGTAAGCCTTATTTTTTTTGTTCTTTCATTTTCCTAAGTTTCGGAGCAACTTTTTGTTTAATTGACATGCACTAGCGGGAGGTTTATAATTTATGAGTATGATATCCCTTAAGTTAAGGAGGAGACAGCATGAGATGGGGGAACGTGGTTAAGCTGCTTGTAATCATGGTAATCATACTGGGCGGTAGCTTTTTAGTATTTAACCCTCTGTTGAGTTTGATTGATTTAGGTCTCGATTTACAGGGTGGGGTACATGTGCTGATGGAAGCTCAGGATAGTCCCGGGCATAAGGTTACTTCTGAAGATATGAAGCAGTTGCAGGCTGTGATGAGAGAACGGGTGGATGAACTGGGAGTGAGCGAACCCGTAATCCAACGGGTGGGAGAAAATAGGCTGGTTGTGGAATTAGCCGGTGTCAAAAACCCGGAAGAGGCCGTAGAGATTATTGGCAAAACAGCATTGTTGGAATTTAAAACTTCAGACGGCAAAACTATATTAACAGGTAAAGATTTAAAGGATGCACAAGCGCGAATCAACAGCGCCAGCGGTGAACCTGAAATCAACCTGCAATTTGACAGTGCAGGAGCTAAAGTTTTTGCGGATGTAACCAGCAGGTTGGCTCCGTTACCGGAAGGTGATCCGCAAAAGAGAATTGCTATTTATCTCGACCAGAAAGTGCTGACTGCACCGGAAGTTAAAGATACCATTCCAAATGGACAAGCTGTGATTAGCGGAGGGTTTCAATCTTTTGATGAAGCAGCCAATATTGCAGCCCTGCTGAGGGGTGGTTCTTTGCCTGTGGAAACGAAGATTGTGGAAAAAAGAACTGTTGGCCCGACATTGGGCTCGGATTCTTTGGAAAAGAGCAAGCAGGCTGTGATTATAGGGTTAATCACTATTGCCATGTTCATGCTGGTGGTGTACAGGTTACCTGGTCTAATCGCCGACATAACATTGGTGGTTTTTGCCATCTTGGTACTTGGCGGTTTAGTGAGTATTAAAGCAGTTTTGACCTTACCAGGTATAGCAGGACTCCTGCTGTCGGTAGGAATGGCTGCTGACGCCAATATTATCATTTACGAGCGAATGAAGGATGAGTTAAGAAACGGGAAAACCCTGCGGGCAGCGGTAGAAGCAGGATTTAACAGGGCTTTTTGGACCATTTTCGATTCTAACTTGACTACCATTATAGCTGCTGTTGTTCTTTTCTATTTAGGTACTGGATCCATCAGGGGTTTTGCTATAACGCTGATTATTGGTATCGTGGCTAACATGATTACTGCTATTTTGTTGACCAGATCCCTCTTAAGAGTAACAGTAAACATTCCTGGATTGCGTAACAGCAAATTATATGGGGTTTAAGGAGGGAAGAAAATGGAATTTGTACGCAGACGTAAAATATGGTATATACTTTCCTTGCTGATTATTATTCCTGGTTTGATCTCTTTTGCCTTGCAGGGATTAAATTTGGGCATAGATTTTAAAGGGGGCAACCTGCTTGACATTGAATTTTCTCAAGTGGTTACCAGCAGCGAACTAAGGGCTGCTACGGAAGAATTAAAAGTAACGGCCCAAATTCAAGCGGCCGGTGAAAATGAATTTATCCTCAGGACGACAGAACTTACCGAAGAGCAAAGCAAGGCATTTATCAAAGGGCTGACTGACAAGTTTGGCCAATTAAAAGTCCACCGTAATGAAAAGGTAAGTGGAACTATTGGAAAAGAGCTGACAATGAAAGCAATTTACGCTTTGGCTATTGCTTCGGTTTTAATGATTATTTATATTACTTTTCGCTTTGAGTTTTATTTTGGAATTGCGGCTGTATTGGCTTTGCTACATGATGTTTTTGTTACTATCGGCATCTTTTCCCTATTTAGGATTGAAGTGGACAGTGCATTCGTAGCTGCCCTTTTAACAATTATTGGTTATTCGATCAACGATACTATTGTTATTTTTGACAGGATTCGCGAGAACCTGCGGCACAGCAAGAAAGAAGCCATTGAAGATGTTGTGAACGCCAGTATAAACCAGACTCTGTTCAGGTCTATTGCTACAGTTTTGACCGTAATTATCGGACTTGTGGCTATCTTAGTCTTTGGTGGCGAAACAACCCGTGTTTTCGCTCTGGCTATGCTGGTTGGTACAATAAGCGGAGCTTATTCCTCAATCTTTACCGCCAGCCCGCTCTGGATCGACCTTAGAAAAATGGCTGAAAACAAAAAAAGAGCGCATGCGGCAACTGCAAAATAAAAAGTACCTGCGGGTACTTTTTATTTTGCTAAATAAGCGACAGACAGTCATGCGGCTGTCGCAGCACCAGCAGAAGACTGACAAATGTAACTATTGTGTCCGCTGCTCAGGGATGACTTCGCCAAGAACGCTCTAAGGCTCATCAA
This region of Zhaonella formicivorans genomic DNA includes:
- the secD gene encoding protein translocase subunit SecD is translated as MRWGNVVKLLVIMVIILGGSFLVFNPLLSLIDLGLDLQGGVHVLMEAQDSPGHKVTSEDMKQLQAVMRERVDELGVSEPVIQRVGENRLVVELAGVKNPEEAVEIIGKTALLEFKTSDGKTILTGKDLKDAQARINSASGEPEINLQFDSAGAKVFADVTSRLAPLPEGDPQKRIAIYLDQKVLTAPEVKDTIPNGQAVISGGFQSFDEAANIAALLRGGSLPVETKIVEKRTVGPTLGSDSLEKSKQAVIIGLITIAMFMLVVYRLPGLIADITLVVFAILVLGGLVSIKAVLTLPGIAGLLLSVGMAADANIIIYERMKDELRNGKTLRAAVEAGFNRAFWTIFDSNLTTIIAAVVLFYLGTGSIRGFAITLIIGIVANMITAILLTRSLLRVTVNIPGLRNSKLYGV
- the secF gene encoding protein translocase subunit SecF, encoding MEFVRRRKIWYILSLLIIIPGLISFALQGLNLGIDFKGGNLLDIEFSQVVTSSELRAATEELKVTAQIQAAGENEFILRTTELTEEQSKAFIKGLTDKFGQLKVHRNEKVSGTIGKELTMKAIYALAIASVLMIIYITFRFEFYFGIAAVLALLHDVFVTIGIFSLFRIEVDSAFVAALLTIIGYSINDTIVIFDRIRENLRHSKKEAIEDVVNASINQTLFRSIATVLTVIIGLVAILVFGGETTRVFALAMLVGTISGAYSSIFTASPLWIDLRKMAENKKRAHAATAK
- a CDS encoding type II toxin-antitoxin system PemK/MazF family toxin gives rise to the protein MRAVRGLATVKRGDVFAVNLNNEGKRSLIRPVLVIQNDIGNRYCPSVIVVPLISKLKTKKLLFSVLIPAGSKSGLCKDHVALFSQIRTLERHHFTNDNFLGHLDFETMQKVDRAIELSLGLSTIQKLHNRYQMFKEKMTS